From the genome of Prevotella herbatica, one region includes:
- a CDS encoding riboflavin synthase, which translates to MFSGIVEEMATVVAIKRDKGNIDLTMKCSFTNELKIDQSISHNGVCLTVVNIEGDTYTVTAMKETLDRSNLGLLEIGNHVNVERSMIMNGRLDGHIVQGHVDETAKCINIKDADGSTYFTFEYKQDKEMAKKGYFTVDKGSVTVNGVSLTVCEPTENTFTVAIIPYTKATTNFCDIKLESCVNIEFDILGKYIARLQSI; encoded by the coding sequence ATGTTTAGTGGAATTGTAGAAGAAATGGCTACAGTAGTAGCTATTAAGAGAGACAAAGGAAATATTGACCTAACAATGAAATGCTCATTCACAAATGAGTTAAAAATAGACCAAAGCATATCTCATAATGGCGTATGCCTGACTGTTGTAAACATTGAAGGCGATACTTATACTGTTACAGCAATGAAAGAGACTCTTGATAGGTCAAATCTTGGTTTGCTTGAAATTGGTAACCACGTGAACGTAGAACGTTCTATGATAATGAACGGTAGGCTTGACGGACACATAGTACAAGGACATGTCGACGAAACCGCAAAATGTATTAATATCAAAGATGCTGACGGAAGTACCTATTTTACATTTGAATACAAACAGGATAAAGAAATGGCTAAAAAAGGCTATTTTACTGTAGATAAAGGTTCAGTTACAGTTAACGGAGTATCATTAACAGTCTGTGAACCTACAGAAAATACTTTTACTGTAGCAATAATACCTTATACAAAAGCAACTACAAATTTTTGCGATATAAAGTTAGAGAGTTGTGTAAATATAGAATTTGATATATTAGGTAAGTATATAGCCAGATTGCAGTCTATTTAA